A single window of Myxocyprinus asiaticus isolate MX2 ecotype Aquarium Trade chromosome 34, UBuf_Myxa_2, whole genome shotgun sequence DNA harbors:
- the LOC127424939 gene encoding guanine nucleotide-binding protein G(I)/G(S)/G(T) subunit beta-3-like, with protein MGEMEQMKKEAEALKTQIEAARKAVHDTDMAAAAAGVAPAPRVQLKTRRTLKGHLAKIYAMHWATDNRLMVSASQDGKLIIWDSHSGNKINAIPLKSSWVMTCAYAPSGNLVASGGLDNMCTVYNLKTPVVKTVKELDAHTGYLSCARFLSDSDIITSSGDTTCALWDIETGKQKTVFLNHIGDCMCLSLSPDNNAFISGACDSLAKLWDIRDGQCKQTFQGHTSDINAISFLPNGNAVVTGSDDCTCKMYDIRSDQEVISYQDAQLNSGVTSLALSISGRLIFAGYDDFNCNIWDSLKGEKVGVLSGHDNRVSCTGVPADGMCVCTGSWDSFLKIWN; from the exons ATGGGTGAAATGGAACAGATGAAAAAGGAGGCCGAAGCCTTGAAGACACAGATCGAG GCTGCTCGCAAAGCAGTCCATGACACAGATATGGCTGCTGCCGCTGCTGGGGTGGCTCCTGCCCCTCGGGTCCAACTCAAGACCAGGAGAACACTGAAGGGACACCTGGCCAAAATCTACGCCATGCACTGGGCTACAGACAACAG GCTAATGGTCAGTGCATCACAGGATGGCAAACTCATTATCTGGGACTCTCACTCTGGTAACAAG ATCAATGCTATTCCTCTCAAGTCCTCATGGGTGATGACCTGCGCATACGCTCCTTCTGGAAACCTTGTGGCCAGTGGTGGTCTCGACAACATGTGTACTGTCTACAACTTGAAGACACCCGTAGTCAAGACTGTGAAAGAATTGGATGCTCACACAG GTTACTTGTCCTGTGCACGCTTCCTAAGTGACAGTGATATTATCACTTCTTCTGGTGATACCACATG TGCTCTGTGGGATATAGAGACTGGCAAGCAGAAAACAGTGTTCTTGAACCATATTGGTGACTGCATGTGTCTTTCACTGTCTCCGGACAATAATGCATTCATTTCTGGTGCTTGTGACTCTCTGGCCAAGCTGTGGGACATCAGAGACGGCCAGTGCAAGCAAACCTTCCAGGGTCACACCAGTGACATCAATGCCATTTCA TTCTTACCCAATGGTAATGCAGTTGTTACTGGCTCAGATGACTGCACATGCAAGATGTATGATATTCGCTCCGATCAGGAAGTGATCAGCTACCAGGATGCTCAGCTGAACAGCGGCGTTACATCACTGGCTCTGTCCATCTCCGGCCGTCTCATCTTTGCTGGTTATGATGACTTCAACTGCAATATCTGGGACTCGCTAAAGGGCGAGAAAGTGG GAGTGTTGTCTGGCCATGACAACAGGGTGAGCTGCACTGGAGTACCAGCTGACGGCATGTGCGTTTGCACTGGCTCATGGGACAGCTTCCTGAAGATCTGGAACTGA